In Francisella hispaniensis FSC454, a genomic segment contains:
- a CDS encoding NUDIX hydrolase: MIKTSALICVKDNKILLVKVRDNTVWYFPGGKIDLGESPLQTIIRELNEELNIQMQPTELDYLGEVVTDNHDRTDIVSVHCYAGEITQQIIPAAEISAIKWFDLDDTKFMAPAVIESIARWFKNP, from the coding sequence ATGATAAAAACTTCAGCTTTAATTTGTGTCAAGGATAATAAGATCCTTCTTGTAAAGGTGCGTGATAATACTGTTTGGTATTTTCCAGGTGGTAAGATAGATCTCGGAGAGTCACCATTACAGACTATTATTCGTGAGCTTAATGAGGAGCTGAATATCCAAATGCAACCAACAGAACTAGACTATCTTGGTGAAGTTGTTACAGATAATCATGATAGGACAGATATTGTATCAGTGCATTGTTATGCTGGTGAAATCACTCAACAAATTATACCAGCTGCAGAGATATCAGCTATAAAATGGTTTGATTTAGATGATACTAAATTTATGGCGCCAGCTGTAATTGAAAGTATTGCTAGATGGTTTAAAAATCCTTGA
- the fumC gene encoding class II fumarate hydratase — MRRVETDSTGQIEVDNDKYWGAQTQRSIEHFSIGDDLMPIEVIKALAIIKKAAAMTNHQLGILAQAKKEIIIKVANEIIAGDLDEHFPLRVWMTGSGTQSNMNVNEVISNKAIELLGGKKGSKNPIHPNDDVNMSQSSNDTFPSAMYIATAVEVNNRLLPAVEYMQQQLADKAKQWDDIVKIGRTHMQDAVPLTLGQEFSGYAALLEKNIGRIKESLKDVYELALGGTAVGTGLNAPIGFADIAASNIAKITSLPFVSATNKFEVQGSHDALVAIMGQLKTLANSLFKIANDIRLLSCGPRAGFHELLIPENEPGSSIMPGKVNPTQCEAMAMVAAQVMGYDVALSIGGSAGYLEMNVYKPLIIFNIIQSIKIISDSCINFTRYLLEGMKPNHDKIEFYLKNSLMLVTALSPVIGYDKAAKMAHYAEQKNISLAEANQELKFLSKEEFDKVVDPYKMTKGGIL; from the coding sequence TTGCGTAGAGTAGAAACAGACAGTACCGGTCAAATAGAAGTTGATAATGACAAATATTGGGGTGCACAAACTCAGCGATCTATAGAGCATTTTTCGATAGGTGATGATCTGATGCCGATTGAAGTTATTAAAGCTTTAGCAATTATCAAAAAAGCTGCAGCTATGACAAATCATCAGTTAGGTATCTTAGCGCAAGCTAAAAAAGAAATTATCATTAAAGTTGCTAATGAGATAATTGCAGGCGATCTTGATGAGCATTTTCCATTACGTGTTTGGATGACTGGTAGTGGTACGCAATCAAATATGAATGTTAATGAAGTGATTTCAAATAAGGCTATCGAACTTCTAGGTGGTAAAAAGGGTAGTAAGAATCCTATCCATCCAAATGATGATGTTAATATGTCTCAATCATCAAATGATACTTTTCCAAGTGCGATGTATATTGCTACCGCGGTTGAGGTAAATAACAGACTTTTACCTGCTGTTGAGTATATGCAACAACAATTAGCTGACAAAGCAAAGCAATGGGATGATATTGTCAAAATTGGTAGAACACATATGCAAGATGCTGTGCCACTAACTCTCGGACAGGAATTTTCAGGCTATGCAGCGTTACTTGAGAAAAATATTGGAAGAATTAAAGAATCTCTAAAAGATGTATATGAATTAGCTCTAGGTGGAACAGCTGTTGGTACTGGATTAAATGCTCCAATCGGATTTGCAGATATTGCTGCTAGTAATATTGCTAAGATTACAAGCTTGCCATTTGTTTCAGCTACTAATAAATTTGAAGTACAAGGCTCACATGATGCTTTAGTTGCGATTATGGGGCAACTCAAGACTTTAGCTAATTCATTATTCAAGATTGCTAATGATATTCGTTTACTAAGTTGTGGACCAAGAGCTGGTTTTCATGAGTTACTAATTCCTGAGAATGAACCAGGCTCATCAATTATGCCAGGAAAGGTTAATCCTACTCAATGTGAAGCTATGGCAATGGTTGCTGCTCAGGTTATGGGTTATGATGTTGCGCTTAGTATAGGTGGTTCAGCAGGTTATCTAGAGATGAATGTCTATAAACCATTAATTATTTTTAATATCATTCAGTCGATTAAGATTATCTCAGATAGCTGTATAAATTTTACAAGGTATCTTTTAGAAGGGATGAAGCCAAATCATGACAAAATAGAGTTTTATCTCAAAAATTCACTCATGCTTGTGACTGCTCTTAGCCCAGTTATAGGGTACGATAAGGCAGCAAAAATGGCGCATTATGCTGAGCAAAAAAATATTTCTTTAGCTGAGGCAAATCAAGAGCTTAAATTTTTGTCAAAAGAAGAATTTGATAAAGTTGTTGATCCTTATAAAATGACTAAAGGTGGTATCTTATAA
- the gltX gene encoding glutamate--tRNA ligase, which translates to MITTRFAPSPTGFLHVGGVRTALFSWLYAKNNNGKFILRIEDTDLERSTQEAVDAILDGMSWLGLKNDGEIYYQTKRFDRYKEVIQELIAAGKAYYCSCSKQRLDELREYQQANNLKTGYDGKCRDANYIPQEGDSFVVRFKNPQDGVVSWDDAVKGRIAISNHELDDMIIQRADGSPTYNFCVVVDDIDMAITHIIRGDDHVNNTPKQINIYKALKASVPVFAHVPMILGPDGAKLSKRHGAVNVMQYREDGYLPQAILNYLVRLGWSHGDQEIFSIEEMIKAFNLEHINASPSRFDFEKLKWLNKHYIKESKFDDIQTEVEYDFAKAGLDISNGPDLKELLAVMAEKVDTLVELAEKSSYFYNDDISYDENAVKKHIKATTGEIFVKLLENFEVLDAQQWQDPDALHNIVSVTAEQCQVGMGKVGMPLRVAITGSGQSPDIGITLKLIGKNKVIARLTRAIKELCK; encoded by the coding sequence ATGATTACAACAAGATTTGCACCAAGTCCAACAGGGTTTTTACATGTTGGTGGAGTGCGTACTGCATTATTTAGTTGGTTATATGCCAAAAACAACAATGGTAAATTTATTCTAAGGATAGAGGATACGGATCTAGAGAGATCTACCCAAGAAGCAGTCGATGCTATTTTAGATGGAATGAGTTGGTTGGGGCTAAAAAATGATGGCGAAATCTACTATCAAACAAAGCGCTTTGATAGATATAAAGAAGTGATCCAAGAACTTATTGCAGCTGGCAAAGCATACTACTGTAGCTGTTCTAAACAAAGATTAGATGAGCTAAGAGAGTATCAGCAGGCAAATAATCTTAAAACTGGCTACGATGGTAAATGTCGTGATGCAAACTATATTCCTCAAGAAGGAGATAGCTTTGTGGTACGTTTTAAGAATCCTCAAGATGGGGTAGTCAGCTGGGATGATGCAGTCAAAGGTCGAATCGCGATCTCAAATCATGAGCTTGATGATATGATTATTCAAAGAGCAGATGGTTCACCGACATACAATTTCTGTGTTGTTGTTGATGATATTGATATGGCTATTACACATATTATTCGAGGTGATGATCATGTTAATAATACCCCGAAACAAATCAATATATACAAAGCTTTGAAAGCTAGTGTGCCAGTATTTGCTCATGTACCAATGATACTTGGTCCAGATGGTGCAAAACTCTCTAAGCGTCATGGTGCTGTCAATGTTATGCAGTATCGCGAAGATGGCTATTTACCTCAGGCGATACTTAATTATCTTGTTAGGCTTGGTTGGTCGCATGGAGATCAAGAGATTTTTTCTATCGAAGAAATGATAAAAGCTTTTAATTTAGAGCACATTAACGCATCACCATCACGTTTTGATTTTGAAAAACTTAAGTGGCTGAACAAACATTATATCAAAGAGTCTAAGTTTGATGATATTCAAACAGAAGTTGAGTATGACTTTGCTAAAGCTGGTTTAGATATTAGTAATGGTCCAGATTTAAAAGAGCTTCTAGCTGTGATGGCAGAAAAAGTTGATACATTAGTTGAACTGGCAGAGAAATCTAGTTATTTTTATAATGATGATATCAGTTATGATGAAAATGCTGTAAAAAAACATATCAAAGCTACAACAGGTGAGATATTTGTTAAGTTGTTAGAAAACTTTGAGGTTTTGGATGCTCAGCAGTGGCAAGATCCAGATGCTTTACATAACATAGTTAGCGTGACAGCAGAGCAGTGCCAAGTTGGTATGGGTAAAGTTGGTATGCCGTTGCGTGTGGCTATTACTGGTTCTGGCCAATCACCAGATATTGGTATTACTCTAAAGCTAATTGGTAAAAATAAAGTAATTGCTAGACTCACTAGAGCAATTAAAGAGTTATGTAAGTAA
- a CDS encoding arginine deiminase-related protein codes for MSIQVSDTVLMVDPEYFAFNTQKTDSDDAFRRAVRLNEKAIQALARDEFYEMVNYIRSKDIKVIIMKSPKNAADAVFTNDWLSTHVIDGQGYIFIYPMYSESRRCEVQPQQLLQTLESELRIKYKLKDFRGDHSKALEGNAALVFDNSTKKVFLSKSSRADESLAKKVADELGYELITFTSYDYKDRPIYQTTQMLSIGEKLIFVCLESIKCDKDRDIVAQALHQSNKTIVDVSQKQVHLRCCNNLEVKNKQGKIYLILSATADMGFTEQQKQLIDLHCTRLPCHVKTIEDVGGGTARCMVAEILKP; via the coding sequence ATGTCAATTCAAGTCTCAGATACAGTATTAATGGTCGATCCAGAATACTTTGCTTTCAATACTCAAAAAACAGACAGTGATGATGCTTTTAGAAGAGCAGTTAGGCTAAATGAGAAAGCCATCCAAGCCTTAGCTCGAGATGAATTCTATGAGATGGTTAATTACATAAGATCTAAAGATATAAAAGTCATTATCATGAAATCACCCAAAAATGCAGCTGACGCCGTATTCACAAATGACTGGCTCTCTACACACGTAATTGATGGACAGGGTTATATTTTTATATATCCAATGTATTCAGAAAGTCGTAGATGCGAAGTACAACCCCAGCAACTTTTGCAAACTCTAGAATCGGAACTTAGAATAAAATATAAACTCAAAGACTTTCGTGGCGATCACTCAAAAGCGCTTGAGGGTAATGCTGCATTAGTTTTTGATAATTCTACTAAAAAAGTTTTTCTATCGAAATCATCACGTGCAGATGAGAGTCTAGCAAAAAAAGTAGCTGATGAGTTAGGATACGAACTCATAACATTTACAAGTTATGACTATAAAGACAGACCGATTTATCAGACAACACAAATGCTAAGTATTGGAGAAAAACTAATATTTGTTTGTTTGGAATCTATAAAGTGCGATAAGGACAGAGATATAGTTGCTCAAGCACTACATCAATCTAACAAAACAATAGTAGATGTATCGCAAAAGCAAGTCCACCTACGCTGCTGTAATAATTTAGAAGTAAAAAACAAACAGGGTAAAATTTATCTGATCTTATCAGCAACAGCAGATATGGGATTTACCGAACAGCAAAAACAACTCATAGATCTTCACTGCACAAGACTCCCATGCCATGTAAAAACTATTGAAGATGTCGGCGGTGGTACTGCTAGATGTATGGTAGCGGAGATACTAAAACCATAA
- a CDS encoding dihydrofolate reductase, with product MLKYTKMAKNRFLKMISLIVAYDKNFGIGKENTLAWKLSEDLKNFKKITENNYIVMGRKTFESIGRPLPNRKNIILTRDKNYKQDKCLIINSTQDILNFAQSKPHYEIFIIGGAQIYKEFIEYADRLYVTEVNTEMTDLDAFFPQWDKSKFKRIGHKKFKKDDKNEFDFTFSVFEKIKKL from the coding sequence ATGCTAAAATACACCAAAATGGCTAAAAATAGATTTCTCAAAATGATCTCACTAATCGTTGCTTATGATAAAAACTTTGGTATAGGTAAAGAAAACACTCTAGCATGGAAGCTATCAGAAGATCTTAAAAATTTTAAAAAGATAACTGAAAACAACTATATTGTCATGGGTAGAAAAACCTTTGAATCAATAGGTCGCCCCCTTCCTAATCGCAAAAACATCATATTAACAAGAGACAAAAACTATAAGCAAGATAAATGTCTTATTATTAATAGTACTCAAGATATCCTAAATTTTGCTCAGTCAAAGCCTCACTATGAAATTTTTATAATCGGTGGTGCTCAAATTTATAAAGAATTTATAGAGTATGCTGATAGACTATATGTAACTGAAGTAAACACTGAAATGACTGATCTTGATGCTTTTTTTCCACAATGGGATAAATCAAAATTCAAGCGCATCGGCCACAAAAAATTCAAAAAAGATGATAAAAACGAGTTTGACTTTACATTTAGTGTTTTTGAAAAGATTAAAAAATTGTAA
- the rpsB gene encoding 30S ribosomal protein S2, giving the protein MSLMKEMLSAGVHFGHKKAFWNPQMKEYIFGINHGVHIINLEKTVPLFQDAVNFVGKTVANGGKILFVGTKRQAQDIVEAEAKRCGMPYVSHRWLGGMLTNYKTVRQSIKRLAQLEKMREDGTLESLTKKEMLQNIRTIEKLEKVLGGIKEMGGLPDAIVVIDSNKEHIAIQEAQKLGIKVVSIVDTNSTPEGIDYIIPGNDDAVKSISFYMKKFADAVIDAQGLDRAVEAKADEAAQA; this is encoded by the coding sequence ATGTCTTTAATGAAAGAAATGTTATCTGCAGGTGTTCACTTCGGACACAAAAAAGCTTTCTGGAATCCACAAATGAAAGAATACATCTTTGGTATTAACCATGGTGTACATATCATTAATTTGGAAAAAACAGTTCCACTTTTCCAAGATGCAGTTAACTTTGTTGGTAAAACTGTTGCTAACGGTGGAAAAATTCTATTTGTTGGTACAAAAAGACAAGCACAAGATATCGTTGAAGCTGAAGCTAAAAGATGTGGTATGCCGTATGTGAGCCACAGATGGTTAGGTGGTATGCTTACTAACTACAAAACTGTTAGACAATCTATCAAGAGACTAGCTCAGTTAGAAAAAATGAGAGAAGATGGTACTTTAGAATCTTTAACTAAAAAAGAGATGCTACAAAATATCAGAACTATCGAAAAATTAGAGAAGGTTCTTGGTGGTATCAAAGAAATGGGTGGTTTACCTGATGCAATCGTTGTTATCGATAGCAATAAAGAGCATATTGCTATTCAAGAAGCTCAAAAGTTAGGTATTAAAGTTGTATCAATCGTAGATACAAACTCAACTCCGGAAGGTATCGATTACATTATTCCAGGTAATGATGATGCTGTTAAGTCAATATCTTTTTATATGAAAAAATTTGCTGATGCTGTTATTGATGCTCAAGGTCTAGATAGAGCAGTAGAAGCAAAAGCTGATGAAGCTGCTCAAGCATAA
- the tsf gene encoding translation elongation factor Ts, giving the protein MSNISAKLVKELRERTGAGMMECKKALVAAAGDIEKAAEEMRISGQAKADKKASRVAAEGVIEVYAADGRAILLEINSETDFVARDETFKKFAQEAVKAAHTAHAKTIEEVLAAKTSNGETVEEARKSLIAKIGENIQVRRVKTVEANTLGAYIHGGKIGVVAALEGGDEDLAKDVAMHVAAANPMVVSGDQVPADVVAKEKEIFTAQAKESGKPVEIIEKMIVGRIRKFLDEVALLGQDFVKDPAIKVEKLVKDKGAKVVNFIRLDVGEGIEKKEEDFAAEVMSQIKG; this is encoded by the coding sequence ATGTCAAATATTTCTGCTAAATTAGTAAAAGAACTTAGAGAAAGAACTGGTGCGGGTATGATGGAGTGTAAAAAAGCTCTAGTTGCCGCTGCTGGGGATATTGAAAAAGCTGCTGAAGAAATGAGAATTTCTGGTCAAGCAAAAGCTGATAAGAAAGCTTCACGCGTTGCTGCTGAGGGTGTTATCGAAGTTTATGCTGCTGACGGTAGAGCTATTTTGCTTGAGATCAATTCAGAGACTGATTTCGTTGCTAGAGATGAGACTTTCAAGAAGTTTGCTCAAGAAGCTGTAAAAGCTGCTCATACTGCTCATGCTAAGACTATCGAAGAAGTTTTGGCTGCTAAAACTTCAAATGGCGAAACTGTTGAAGAAGCTAGAAAGTCACTAATTGCTAAAATCGGTGAGAATATTCAAGTGCGTAGAGTTAAGACTGTTGAAGCTAATACTTTAGGTGCTTACATTCATGGTGGTAAGATAGGTGTTGTTGCTGCTCTAGAGGGCGGTGACGAAGATCTTGCTAAAGATGTTGCTATGCATGTTGCTGCTGCAAACCCTATGGTTGTATCTGGCGATCAAGTACCAGCAGATGTTGTTGCTAAAGAAAAAGAGATCTTTACAGCTCAAGCTAAAGAGAGTGGTAAGCCTGTTGAGATCATTGAAAAGATGATCGTTGGTAGAATTCGTAAGTTCTTAGATGAAGTTGCTCTTTTAGGTCAAGATTTTGTTAAAGATCCTGCAATTAAGGTTGAAAAGCTAGTTAAAGATAAAGGTGCTAAAGTAGTTAACTTTATTAGATTGGATGTTGGTGAAGGTATCGAGAAGAAGGAAGAAGACTTCGCAGCAGAGGTGATGAGTCAAATTAAAGGTTAA
- the pyrH gene encoding UMP kinase, translated as MSNDSSECSQKLPKLKRILLKLSGESLSADQGFGISVKSAQPIINQIKTLTDLGVELAIVVGGGNILRGGKANFDDKIRRATADSMGMIATMINALALRDMLISEGVDAEAFSAKGLDGLLKVASAHEFNQELAKGKVLIFAGGTGNPFVTTDTTASLRAVEIGADALLKATTVDGVYDKDPNKYSDAKRFTKVTFSEVVSKELNVMDLGAFTQCRDFGIPIYVFDLTQPNALVDAVLDSKYGTWVTLD; from the coding sequence ATGTCTAATGATTCGTCAGAGTGTTCTCAAAAACTTCCTAAACTTAAGAGAATTCTTCTTAAATTAAGTGGAGAATCTTTATCAGCAGATCAAGGTTTTGGTATAAGTGTTAAATCTGCTCAACCTATCATAAATCAAATTAAAACTCTCACTGATTTGGGTGTAGAGTTGGCAATAGTTGTTGGTGGTGGTAATATCTTACGTGGTGGCAAAGCTAATTTTGATGACAAGATTAGAAGAGCTACAGCTGACTCAATGGGTATGATTGCTACTATGATAAACGCGCTAGCTCTTCGAGATATGCTTATCAGTGAAGGTGTTGACGCTGAGGCTTTTTCAGCAAAAGGCTTGGATGGCTTATTAAAAGTTGCTAGCGCACATGAGTTTAATCAAGAACTTGCCAAAGGAAAGGTTTTGATATTCGCAGGGGGTACTGGTAACCCATTTGTGACAACTGATACTACCGCTAGTTTGAGAGCTGTTGAGATTGGCGCTGATGCCTTGTTAAAAGCCACAACGGTTGATGGTGTATATGATAAAGATCCAAACAAATATTCAGATGCTAAGCGCTTTACTAAAGTAACTTTCTCGGAAGTGGTTAGTAAAGAACTTAATGTGATGGATTTGGGGGCATTTACTCAGTGTAGAGATTTCGGTATTCCGATATATGTATTTGATTTAACTCAGCCTAACGCTTTAGTTGATGCTGTTTTGGACTCAAAGTATGGTACTTGGGTTACTTTAGACTAA
- the frr gene encoding ribosome recycling factor — protein MINEILKDAESRMKKSLEVLADDLAKIRTGRAHPDLLAHVTIDYYGVETPISQAANITVLDARTLGITPWEKGLSSKIEKAILTSDLGLNPTNLGDSLRVPMPALNEERRKELVKLVKSETEAGRVSIRNIRRDANGDIKELLKEKEITEDQAKKAEDDIQKITDKMIAQADALAAKKEQDLMAV, from the coding sequence ATGATAAATGAGATTCTAAAAGATGCTGAGAGTAGAATGAAAAAATCATTAGAGGTTTTAGCTGATGATTTAGCAAAAATTAGAACTGGTAGAGCGCATCCTGATCTATTGGCACATGTTACAATAGACTATTATGGTGTTGAGACGCCAATATCTCAAGCAGCTAATATAACAGTTCTTGATGCTAGAACTTTGGGGATTACTCCTTGGGAAAAAGGTTTATCAAGCAAGATTGAAAAAGCGATATTGACTTCTGATCTTGGGCTTAATCCTACTAACTTGGGTGATTCATTAAGAGTTCCTATGCCTGCTTTGAATGAGGAGAGAAGAAAAGAATTAGTTAAACTAGTCAAATCTGAAACAGAAGCGGGTAGGGTGTCTATCAGAAATATTCGTCGTGATGCTAATGGTGATATCAAAGAACTTCTAAAAGAAAAAGAAATCACTGAGGATCAAGCTAAAAAAGCTGAAGATGATATTCAGAAGATTACTGATAAAATGATTGCTCAGGCTGATGCTCTTGCAGCTAAAAAAGAACAAGATCTAATGGCTGTGTAA
- the uppS gene encoding polyprenyl diphosphate synthase, which translates to MTSAKENILRHLAIIMDGNGRWAKSRLKPRIFGHRNSVSSVDATIEYCVENNIEILTLFAFGRDNWLRPAQEVADLMDLFYKTLKDKTPKLHDNNIVLTVVGDRSRLSDKLISMIECSESLTKSNTGLKLRLAVDYAGRWDIVEATKAIAREVDTGKLGVDEIDQNSFAKYLVGGDMPVDLLIRTSGEVRLSDFMLWQLAYAEMYFTDIMWPDFSKQELIKAVEYFYSRQRRFGKSGEQI; encoded by the coding sequence ATGACATCGGCTAAAGAAAATATTCTAAGGCATCTTGCTATTATTATGGATGGTAATGGTCGGTGGGCAAAGAGTAGATTAAAGCCGAGAATATTTGGTCATAGAAATTCGGTCTCGAGTGTTGATGCAACTATAGAGTACTGTGTTGAAAATAATATTGAAATACTTACTCTTTTTGCTTTTGGTCGAGATAATTGGCTAAGACCTGCTCAAGAGGTCGCTGATCTTATGGATCTTTTTTATAAAACTCTAAAAGATAAGACTCCAAAGCTACATGATAATAATATTGTTCTTACTGTTGTTGGAGATCGCTCACGCTTATCTGATAAGCTTATTAGTATGATTGAATGTAGTGAGTCATTAACTAAGTCAAATACGGGACTAAAGCTTAGATTAGCTGTTGATTATGCTGGTCGATGGGATATAGTTGAGGCTACTAAAGCTATTGCTAGAGAAGTTGATACTGGTAAGCTTGGTGTTGATGAGATTGATCAGAACAGTTTCGCTAAATATTTGGTTGGAGGTGATATGCCTGTCGACTTACTTATTCGTACAAGTGGAGAAGTGCGTCTGAGTGATTTTATGTTGTGGCAGTTAGCCTATGCGGAGATGTATTTTACAGATATCATGTGGCCAGATTTTTCTAAGCAAGAATTAATTAAGGCTGTTGAATATTTTTATTCTCGCCAAAGAAGATTCGGCAAAAGTGGTGAACAAATTTAA
- a CDS encoding phosphatidate cytidylyltransferase, with protein sequence MKERIVTGIVLVAVVFSFLVFASDYLFGVGVFLVALLSAYEWLKLTKIDQRAIFKNLIIFTIVVFVVAQFFIYLQYIFPIFWLYAIYKLASYEREKINTIAINEMLVMGMFTISPFAAALYILHANGVAWIFMFILVIAAADSGAYFTGKAIGKRKMLPRLSPNKTIEGLLGGLICAVIVAVIFLMYMNLSFGQYIYMVIVSALIALLSVVGDVFESMMKRIAGVKDSGSILPGHGGVLDRLDGYMPTLPIFVLLGYLAGVFIF encoded by the coding sequence ATGAAAGAAAGGATTGTGACTGGTATAGTTTTAGTCGCTGTGGTTTTTAGTTTTTTGGTTTTTGCTTCTGACTATCTGTTTGGTGTTGGTGTATTTTTAGTTGCTTTATTGTCAGCATATGAATGGCTAAAACTTACAAAAATTGATCAGCGAGCAATATTCAAGAATCTTATTATATTTACGATAGTGGTTTTTGTAGTTGCACAATTTTTTATATATCTTCAGTATATTTTTCCAATATTTTGGCTGTATGCAATTTATAAATTAGCTAGCTATGAGCGTGAGAAAATCAATACAATAGCAATTAATGAAATGCTAGTGATGGGAATGTTTACTATATCTCCTTTTGCTGCGGCTTTATATATATTGCATGCTAATGGTGTTGCATGGATATTTATGTTTATTTTGGTAATTGCTGCAGCTGATAGTGGAGCATATTTTACTGGTAAGGCTATTGGCAAACGTAAAATGTTGCCGCGACTAAGTCCGAATAAAACTATTGAAGGTTTATTGGGAGGTTTGATTTGCGCTGTTATTGTTGCAGTGATTTTTCTTATGTATATGAATTTAAGTTTTGGTCAGTATATTTATATGGTGATAGTGTCTGCTTTAATAGCGTTGTTATCTGTTGTAGGTGATGTTTTTGAGAGTATGATGAAGCGAATAGCTGGTGTTAAAGATAGTGGTAGTATTTTGCCTGGACATGGTGGTGTACTTGATAGGTTGGATGGATATATGCCAACTTTACCAATATTTGTGCTGCTTGGTTACTTAGCGGGAGTTTTTATTTTTTAA
- the dut gene encoding dUTP diphosphatase: MKVELKILNKELIKELPSYATEGSAAIDLRACISESVFLKPGECKLVATGIAINIANPSYAAMILPRSGLGHKKGLVLGNGTGLIDSDYQGELMVSCFNRSQETIEIEPLMRFAQLVIVPVVQANFEIVEDFSQQSARATGGFGHTGV; this comes from the coding sequence ATGAAGGTAGAGCTAAAAATTTTAAATAAAGAACTTATAAAAGAGTTACCTAGCTATGCGACTGAAGGTTCAGCAGCTATTGACTTAAGAGCATGTATCTCTGAGAGTGTTTTTCTCAAGCCAGGTGAATGCAAACTTGTTGCAACTGGTATAGCTATTAATATTGCTAATCCAAGTTATGCGGCAATGATTTTACCAAGATCTGGTTTGGGACATAAGAAAGGTTTGGTACTAGGTAATGGTACGGGGCTTATAGATTCTGATTATCAGGGTGAGCTTATGGTTTCTTGTTTTAATCGCTCACAAGAGACTATTGAGATAGAACCGCTAATGAGATTTGCTCAGCTTGTAATTGTTCCTGTGGTACAAGCAAATTTTGAGATTGTTGAAGATTTTTCACAGCAAAGTGCCCGAGCTACTGGCGGCTTTGGACATACAGGGGTTTGA
- the pgsA gene encoding CDP-diacylglycerol--glycerol-3-phosphate 3-phosphatidyltransferase: MFFNIPNILTFGRLILIPFIVVCYYFNFPHHHGITATLFLLGAATDWLDGYLARKWKQTSKLGAFLDPVADKLIVATALCLFIEMYPYWWATIPAIVMICREIVVSALREWMAELGQRSVVKVGVWGKVKTAAQMAALFIFLIKPAIDFRHSIDYTSFNTWFIFLGFLMLYVAVVLTIYSMCNYLYVAFKSVFGASDN, encoded by the coding sequence ATGTTTTTTAATATCCCTAATATTCTGACTTTTGGTCGTTTGATATTAATTCCTTTTATAGTGGTGTGTTATTATTTTAATTTTCCACATCATCATGGTATTACGGCGACTTTATTTTTACTTGGGGCGGCGACTGATTGGTTAGATGGTTATTTGGCACGTAAATGGAAACAAACTAGTAAGCTAGGTGCATTTTTAGATCCTGTTGCTGATAAGCTTATTGTTGCTACAGCACTTTGTTTGTTTATAGAGATGTATCCATATTGGTGGGCTACTATACCTGCTATTGTGATGATTTGTAGGGAGATCGTTGTTTCAGCTTTGCGTGAATGGATGGCTGAACTCGGTCAGCGTAGTGTTGTTAAGGTCGGTGTTTGGGGTAAGGTGAAGACTGCAGCACAAATGGCAGCATTATTTATATTTTTAATTAAACCAGCTATAGATTTTAGACATTCTATAGACTATACAAGTTTCAATACTTGGTTCATATTCTTAGGCTTTTTGATGCTTTATGTTGCGGTTGTACTAACGATTTATTCTATGTGTAACTATCTCTATGTGGCTTTTAAATCAGTTTTTGGTGCTTCGGATAACTAA
- the rpsL gene encoding 30S ribosomal protein S12, which yields MATINQLVNNPRKRSVVKSKVPALKACPQRRGVCTRVYTTTPKKPNSALRKVARVRLTSGFEVTSYIGGEGHNLQEHSVVLIRGGRVKDLPGVRYHIVRGALDTSGVNNRKHGRSKYGTKRPKS from the coding sequence ATGGCAACTATAAATCAGTTGGTGAACAACCCTCGCAAGAGATCGGTTGTTAAGTCTAAGGTTCCTGCGTTGAAGGCATGTCCTCAAAGAAGAGGGGTTTGTACTAGGGTTTATACTACAACTCCTAAAAAGCCTAACTCAGCACTTAGAAAAGTGGCTCGTGTGAGATTGACGAGTGGATTTGAAGTGACAAGCTATATTGGTGGCGAAGGTCATAACCTGCAAGAGCATAGTGTTGTGCTTATCAGGGGTGGTAGGGTAAAAGATTTGCCAGGTGTGCGTTACCACATTGTTAGGGGTGCTTTAGATACTTCAGGTGTTAATAATCGTAAGCACGGTCGTTCCAAGTATGGTACAAAGCGTCCTAAGTCTTAA